In Spirochaetales bacterium, the following proteins share a genomic window:
- a CDS encoding response regulator: MLVITIVFQNGCSVFEEGIFRSTASKGHLDLRSWDPVNDNPADLSGEWEIYWNRLLTPDDFNKTDPVPSYIEVPSPWQGRKIDNELLTPMGYATYRLTIQLNRYDTVLGLYIPNMDNAYRLWVNGSLISTGGYVGTNHDEMKPQRLPLIRLLSTAENNLEMVIQISNFHHRNGGMLHPVLIGSWITINRYHDRGIAWEMFLFGGLSLTGIYHLILSLIRKRELSCLFFGLFCIIIGIRILVSGHYLLVYAFQGINWEFGVKLEYLSFYFGLLFFSLYLYGLFRSIINVLVIRIITIISSLFIITVLVTPAVIYTQYTLIPFQILAVAGGVYYIVFLLRISLKSDREAVFVLCGLLFIFTAMVTDILSSHAVFRLKPLIPFGSCLFIFSQSLLLSIKFTKTYRELDNLSKNLEKKVAKRTTELQAAKDKLEISHNEKMSFFVNLSHEIRTPLMLLSNYMNDYINDHGSHPSLLIMQENIHKLIRDMINFFDILKFEKGMNIYNHENIVDFSRFLTAKLRLFSSFFRKKNIALISDIAPSLYIKADPMSVDRILNNLLENAGKYTKKNGRICVKLHGDTTKVRFSVADTGIGIKEEQLEKIFLPYYQLSHKKRNIQGMGMGLAIINNIIGELKGIITVNSKPGEGSVFLVELPRCSVENTQTPCSDFVETGSGFFILPGDEMPEKNRYDKSNPDLLLVEDNEELLYLMKKNMGHLFNIYSAGNGKEAIAVLEQNPTIQMIVSDIMMDEMNGFELLETVQQIQGFEEVPFIFITAKATIKERNFGIEKGAVDYIFKPFSINELAYKIQALFRYRYLQKKLHQKEKQASLAAMTASIAHEILNPLSGISGPLANLDKQLLQENLVKKDFLFKHINYIRQSVSKIENIIRNVKLIFSEQKLKKENIDIKSLIDSIISKYRESSEKKIKFVLNDFEDLRIHTDRTAFLQIIDNIVSNAVNAIENQGTISISCLKEKDQFIIRIEDNGPGIPDELKPVLFEAFLKGNHNYPGNGLGMFIVKELTAKLNWDIQFESEEGKGTVFLVKIN; this comes from the coding sequence ATGCTTGTAATAACTATTGTATTCCAAAACGGCTGCTCGGTATTCGAAGAAGGGATATTCCGGTCGACGGCCAGCAAAGGACATCTCGATCTGCGGTCATGGGATCCCGTCAATGACAACCCTGCAGATCTGTCGGGTGAATGGGAAATATACTGGAACCGTCTGCTGACTCCGGACGATTTCAATAAAACAGACCCGGTTCCCTCATACATCGAAGTCCCATCACCCTGGCAGGGGAGAAAAATCGACAATGAACTCCTGACACCGATGGGCTACGCTACATACAGATTGACAATTCAGCTGAACCGGTATGATACGGTACTGGGTCTTTATATCCCGAATATGGATAATGCCTACCGCCTGTGGGTCAATGGATCATTAATTTCAACAGGAGGATATGTCGGAACCAACCATGATGAAATGAAACCTCAGCGGTTGCCCTTAATACGGTTATTAAGTACGGCTGAAAACAATCTCGAAATGGTGATCCAGATATCAAATTTCCATCATCGTAACGGCGGAATGCTTCATCCGGTCTTGATCGGGAGCTGGATAACTATTAACAGGTATCACGACAGGGGAATAGCCTGGGAAATGTTTTTATTCGGAGGCCTTTCGCTTACCGGTATCTATCATCTAATATTGTCCTTAATAAGAAAAAGAGAACTATCATGCCTTTTTTTCGGTCTTTTCTGTATAATCATCGGAATACGGATACTGGTTTCAGGGCATTATTTGCTTGTTTACGCCTTTCAGGGGATAAACTGGGAATTTGGAGTAAAGCTTGAGTACCTGAGTTTTTACTTTGGCCTTCTCTTTTTTTCACTTTATCTATATGGCCTTTTCAGATCAATAATCAACGTCCTTGTTATTCGGATTATAACGATAATTTCTTCTCTTTTCATTATAACCGTTCTGGTGACACCGGCCGTAATATATACACAATACACATTGATACCGTTTCAAATACTGGCGGTAGCCGGCGGTGTATATTATATAGTATTTCTTTTAAGAATCAGCCTGAAATCAGACCGTGAAGCTGTTTTTGTTTTATGTGGATTATTATTTATTTTTACGGCGATGGTAACCGATATTTTATCCTCTCATGCCGTATTCAGACTGAAGCCTCTCATTCCTTTTGGATCATGTCTGTTTATCTTTTCCCAGTCCCTGCTTCTGTCGATCAAGTTTACAAAAACCTACCGCGAACTGGACAATTTATCGAAAAACCTGGAGAAGAAAGTAGCTAAGCGGACCACCGAATTGCAGGCGGCAAAAGACAAACTTGAAATATCACATAATGAAAAAATGAGTTTTTTCGTAAACCTGTCACACGAAATAAGAACCCCGCTTATGCTGCTAAGTAACTATATGAACGATTATATAAACGACCACGGAAGCCATCCATCCCTTTTAATCATGCAGGAAAACATTCATAAATTGATTCGCGACATGATTAATTTCTTTGATATTTTAAAATTTGAAAAAGGCATGAATATCTATAACCACGAAAACATCGTGGATTTTTCCAGGTTCTTGACCGCGAAACTGAGGTTGTTTTCATCTTTTTTTCGGAAAAAGAATATAGCATTAATAAGCGATATAGCGCCTTCGCTATATATAAAAGCCGATCCAATGTCAGTAGACAGGATTCTCAACAATCTCCTTGAAAACGCCGGCAAATACACGAAAAAGAACGGTCGCATTTGTGTGAAATTACATGGAGATACTACGAAAGTACGTTTTTCTGTTGCCGATACGGGAATCGGCATCAAAGAGGAACAGCTAGAGAAAATCTTTTTACCGTATTACCAGTTGTCCCATAAAAAACGGAACATCCAGGGGATGGGAATGGGGCTTGCAATTATCAACAACATTATCGGGGAATTGAAGGGAATAATAACCGTAAACAGTAAACCGGGTGAAGGCAGCGTTTTTCTTGTGGAACTCCCTCGTTGTTCGGTGGAAAATACGCAAACGCCCTGTTCGGATTTTGTTGAAACAGGAAGCGGTTTTTTCATTTTACCAGGCGATGAAATGCCTGAAAAAAATCGATATGACAAATCAAATCCTGATCTGCTGCTGGTCGAAGACAATGAAGAATTGCTGTATCTGATGAAAAAAAATATGGGACATTTGTTTAATATTTACTCTGCCGGAAACGGAAAAGAAGCAATCGCCGTATTGGAACAAAACCCGACAATTCAAATGATTGTTTCGGATATAATGATGGATGAAATGAACGGTTTCGAACTGCTTGAAACAGTACAACAAATTCAAGGGTTTGAAGAAGTTCCGTTTATTTTTATCACAGCAAAAGCAACCATAAAAGAAAGAAATTTTGGGATCGAAAAAGGAGCCGTCGACTACATATTCAAGCCGTTTTCAATCAATGAACTGGCATATAAAATTCAGGCTTTATTCCGCTATCGATATTTACAAAAGAAATTACATCAAAAGGAAAAACAGGCTTCTTTGGCGGCAATGACGGCCAGTATTGCACACGAAATTCTAAATCCACTCAGCGGGATTTCGGGTCCGCTGGCTAATCTGGACAAACAATTATTGCAGGAAAATCTTGTAAAAAAGGATTTTTTATTCAAACACATTAATTATATACGACAAAGTGTTTCAAAAATCGAGAATATAATCCGTAATGTTAAGCTTATTTTCAGTGAACAGAAACTAAAAAAAGAAAATATCGATATAAAAAGTCTCATCGATTCAATAATCAGTAAGTATAGGGAGTCTTCAGAAAAGAAAATAAAATTTGTCCTTAATGACTTTGAAGATTTAAGAATTCATACGGATAGAACAGCATTTTTACAGATAATCGACAATATTGTAAGCAATGCCGTAAATGCAATTGAAAACCAGGGAACGATTTCAATATCCTGCTTGAAGGAGAAAGATCAATTCATAATTAGAATCGAGGATAATGGACCGGGAATTCCCGATGAATTGAAACCCGTGTTATTCGAGGCCTTTTTAAAGGGAAATCATAATTATCCCGGAAACGGACTCGGGATGTTTATCGTGAAAGAACTTACAGCAAAACTGAACTGGGATATTCAATTTGAATCCGAGGAAGGAAAAGGTACTGTTTTTCTGGTAAAAATCAACTGA